The Pseudomonadota bacterium genome has a window encoding:
- a CDS encoding OmpW family protein, with protein MLAATAAIGAVFSATPAMAEQGDWLLRARAINVIPNESSGDILPAFPGEEVSVDNSIMPEVDITYMATDNIGFELIAAVTEHTASGISGTTGTLGPLAETWVLPPTLTAQYHFAPEGKVRPYVGAGINYTIFFSEDASSALEGAVGPTSVSLDDSFGYALQAGVDIEVSERVFLNLDIKYIDIDTTARFTTTAAGTQTVDISLDPLVVGVGIGIKL; from the coding sequence ATGCTCGCAGCAACCGCAGCAATTGGCGCGGTTTTTTCGGCAACACCGGCCATGGCAGAACAGGGCGACTGGCTGCTCAGGGCGCGTGCCATCAACGTCATCCCGAATGAAAGCAGCGGCGACATCCTGCCCGCTTTCCCGGGTGAAGAGGTCAGCGTCGACAACAGCATCATGCCCGAAGTCGACATCACCTATATGGCCACCGACAATATCGGCTTTGAGCTGATTGCCGCCGTGACCGAGCACACTGCATCGGGCATTAGCGGCACCACCGGAACGCTCGGCCCGCTGGCCGAAACCTGGGTGTTGCCGCCAACGCTAACGGCGCAATATCACTTTGCCCCCGAAGGAAAAGTGCGGCCCTATGTCGGCGCCGGCATCAACTACACCATCTTCTTCTCCGAAGATGCCAGCAGCGCGCTTGAAGGCGCCGTCGGCCCGACCAGCGTCAGCCTGGATGACAGCTTCGGCTATGCGCTTCAGGCAGGCGTCGATATCGAGGTCAGCGAACGCGTGTTCCTCAATCTCGATATTAAATATATCGATATCGATACCACCGCGCGGTTCACCACCACGGCTGCCGGAACGCAGACGGTCGATATTTCGCTCGACCCGCTGGTCGTTGGCGTCGGCATCGGCATAAAGCTGTAA